The Glycine soja cultivar W05 chromosome 3, ASM419377v2, whole genome shotgun sequence genome window below encodes:
- the LOC114404858 gene encoding protein MAIN-LIKE 2-like — translation MAPTAVEDIVADIPADTGAEAAEDEHEGFPGGPSDPSERPELKLSSHGRKVHSLVRPVPAIEGLIASTGLSPLIACSVDTGDRGLLSSFVERWHRETSSFHLPVGELIIMLDDVSLLLHLPVIGDLHAFEPLHVDDVV, via the exons ATGGCACCAACTGCTGTAGAGGACATTGTGGCAGACATTCCTGCGGACACAGGCGCAGAGGCTGCTGAGGATGAGCATGAGGGATTTCCGGGTGGTCCGAGCGACCCATCC gagcgtCCTGAGTTGAAGTTATCTTCTCATGGGAGGAAGGTCCATAGTTTAGTCAGGCCTGTCCCTGCCATTGAGGGACTTATTGCTAGTACAGGACTAAGTCCTCTGATCGCGTGTTCGGTAGACACCGGCGATCGGGGACTTTTGTCCTCATTTGTGGAGCGGTGGCACCGGGAGACGTCTAGTTTCCATCTCCCGGTGGGAGAGCTCATCATCATGCTGGACGACGTCTCCTTGCTTCTCCATCTGCCCGTGATTGGCGACTTACACGCCTTTGAGCCCTTGCACGTGGACGATGTAGTTTAG